A section of the Coleofasciculus sp. FACHB-1120 genome encodes:
- a CDS encoding DUF3326 domain-containing protein, translating into MNRRPYTVVLIVPTGVGAAVGGYAGDALPVARAIAQISDILITHPNVLNGAQLYWNLPNAFYVEGYGLDKFASGHWGLRPVHQNRVGLILDQGIEPELRLRHIQAADATRATLGLNLTDYVVTDAPLGVELRTAASGASWGTIGNPDSLLRAAEVLITKARAEAIAVVARFPDDIETEALESYRHGQGVDPLAGAEAVISHLIVRTFQIPCAHAPALLPLPLDPHLSPRSAAEELGYTFLPCVLVGLSRAPQFIKETHGGATLPGDMWADRVDAVVVPATACGGSAILSLSQTRSQIIAVEENKTQMQVPPEQLGIKALRVNSYLEALGVLVAHRAGISPGAISLTLSSLVRIQ; encoded by the coding sequence GTGAATCGGCGTCCTTACACGGTTGTATTAATTGTCCCGACTGGGGTTGGGGCAGCAGTTGGGGGATATGCGGGGGATGCATTGCCAGTGGCAAGAGCGATCGCGCAAATCTCCGACATCCTGATTACCCACCCCAATGTCCTCAATGGTGCCCAGTTGTACTGGAATTTGCCCAACGCTTTCTACGTGGAAGGTTATGGACTTGACAAATTTGCATCTGGGCACTGGGGATTGCGACCCGTGCATCAGAATCGGGTCGGTTTAATCCTCGACCAAGGAATTGAACCCGAACTGCGGCTGCGGCATATTCAGGCAGCGGATGCCACGAGAGCCACGCTGGGATTGAATCTCACAGATTATGTAGTGACAGACGCCCCGCTTGGGGTGGAACTGCGAACAGCGGCATCCGGAGCCAGTTGGGGGACGATTGGAAATCCCGATAGTTTATTACGGGCAGCAGAGGTACTGATTACTAAGGCGAGGGCAGAAGCGATCGCAGTCGTGGCGCGTTTTCCCGATGATATCGAAACCGAGGCGCTGGAAAGTTACCGACACGGGCAGGGAGTTGATCCCCTCGCCGGTGCTGAAGCTGTAATTAGCCACCTGATCGTGCGAACCTTTCAAATCCCCTGCGCCCATGCCCCAGCTTTGTTACCCCTACCCCTCGATCCGCACCTGTCTCCCCGATCCGCTGCCGAGGAATTAGGCTATACTTTTTTACCCTGCGTTTTGGTTGGTCTGAGTCGCGCCCCCCAGTTTATTAAAGAAACCCACGGTGGTGCGACCTTACCCGGCGATATGTGGGCAGATCGAGTCGATGCCGTCGTTGTACCCGCAACCGCTTGCGGTGGTAGTGCAATCCTGAGTTTAAGCCAGACGCGATCGCAGATTATTGCCGTCGAAGAAAATAAAACTCAGATGCAAGTTCCTCCAGAACAGCTGGGAATCAAAGCATTGCGGGTAAACTCATATTTAGAAGCACTCGGTGTCTTGGTGGCCCATCGGGCTGGCATTAGTCCAGGTGCTATTAGTCTAACCCTGTCTTCGCTAGTCAGAATTCAGTAA
- a CDS encoding 2Fe-2S iron-sulfur cluster-binding protein: MSKTHKVEIYHQGNTQTLEVPEEKTILQTASAAGLDLPSSCNAGVCTTCAAKILEGKVEQGDGMGVSPELQAQGYVLLCVAYPRSDLKIESGKEDELYELQFGQFQK, translated from the coding sequence ATGTCCAAGACACATAAAGTTGAAATTTACCATCAAGGCAATACTCAGACTCTTGAAGTGCCAGAGGAGAAAACCATCCTTCAGACTGCCTCTGCTGCTGGATTAGACTTACCCAGCTCTTGCAATGCGGGAGTTTGTACTACCTGTGCGGCTAAGATTCTAGAAGGCAAGGTAGAACAGGGGGATGGCATGGGCGTCAGTCCAGAGCTTCAGGCACAAGGCTATGTATTGCTCTGCGTCGCTTATCCCCGATCCGATTTAAAAATTGAGAGTGGGAAAGAAGACGAACTGTACGAGCTACAATTTGGGCAGTTCCAGAAGTAG